In the Sulfobacillus thermosulfidooxidans DSM 9293 genome, AAGGCTGTTCGTTCATCCAATAACGCATCTAATTCTTCCAAGCGAATCATTCCGTCTCCATTGACAGGAATGAGGCATATTTCCGCACCGTCTTTTTGAAGAGCTAATGCCGTTTCCATTACCGACGGATGCTCGATGGCTGAAATCAATATCCGACGGCGCTGTCCTCCCCAATACCAGAGGCTACGCGTGAGAGCCCAATTATTGCTTTCTGTTCCGCCACTCGTCCAAATAATTGACTCACTGACCGTTCCGAGTAGTGTTGCCACATCGGACCGTGCTTTAGAGAGGGCTACTCTAATTTCTTGAGCCTCCGGATAAGAAGAGGACGGATTATAAAATTTGTCGGTGAAATAAGGGAGCATGGCCGTAAGTACCTCAGAGGCAACCGGAGTTGTGGCGTTGTAATCTAAATAAATCATGAAATATGTTCCTCTCTTTTAAATGGTATCTTCCGATCGGCGAAAATAAGGAATTCCCTGGGCTCTCCACGAGCTTACTCCGTCTGCAAGGCGAATAGCCCGGTAGCCCTTTTGCTGTAGAAGCTCAACGGCATGCGGAGCCAAAATGCAATAAGGTCCACGACAATACGCTACAATCGTACGATCTTGGGGTAACTCAGCGAGACGATCGATGAGGTGATTTAAGGGAATAGATAAGGCTCCCGGCCAGTGCCCTGCCTCATACTCATCAGATGGGCGTACGTCAAGCAGTACAAACGCATCCTTGTCTGCCCGTTCTTGGAATGTAGACAAATCCAGACTTTCCAGAGCTTGATGTTCGGAGAAAAAAGCTTCGGTAATGGCACGCAGCTCAGCATAATAGTGTTCGGCTACGGTTTGTAAGGTATGAAATAACGAACAAGTCAAATCATCACGAAGTCTATACACCACATAAGTGCCTCGCCGTTCCGCTCGTACAAGCAGCGATTCCTTAAGTTGTTGCAGGTGCTGTGAAGTACTACCCATGGACATAGAACTTTTGTTTGCTAGTTGTTCCACGCTCATCGGTCCTTGGCATAAAAGGTCCAGTAATTCAATCCGACGCGGATGGGCTAAAGCTTTACCGACCCGAGCTATTTGTTCATAAACCGCATTTTTAAACGCACGATCGGCATCACCCATTTGGCACATCCTCTACTATTCTATTAATTAATTGAATAATATCAGAAAAACATAATGAATGGCCTTCGTGATGTCACTAAATTGAAAAGTTCAATAAATCGTAAGAATGTCATTGATACAGAATTGCTGCTCTACCACAATCGAAATGTGCCAAAGAGTAGGGCTGAAATTAGTTCCAAGCGAAAAGCTTGCCAATAATGTAGGCGTGGCCATCCAAACAATTCGGGCAGGGTCATATTCCAAACCCACATTAACAACGCTGGTATACCAAAAGTTAATACCGCAAGCATAATTAAACCTGCGATACCAATAGAGAAAGGGCTGAATATTGATGGTCCGACAAAAGTCATTTATCCACTTTCTTTCTCAAAGATTTAATAAGGGGGTTCGCGAACTGGCCTGTCTTCACTCGATCCGACATGGGCATTCCAGTAGAGTCCGATATTGTGTGTAAAAGGGGCTTAAAAATTTCAAAGCCATTGCGTTTCCTTGGTAGATTTGAAAGCGACACAACTGACAAATCTTAGGAGGATCACGCAATGGCTCATTATCAGATTACACTGGATGATCAAACAATCCAAGCCCTGGTCGGACAAAAGGATCAGGCCTTCGCGCTCTTGTTGCAACAGGTCTTAAATCAGGTGTTAGAAGCCGAAGTGACGGAACATCTTCAAGCCGACCGGTACGAGCGGACCGAAGACCGGCGCGGATATCGCAACGGCTCACGGAGCCGGCAGCTCACGACGCGCGTCGGCACGTTGACGCTGGAGGTCCCGCGGACGCGGGACGGGGAGTTCAGTCCGACACTCTTTGAGCGGTACCAGCGGCATGAAAAAGCCCTCGTCCTCACGTTGATGGAAATGGTGGTGAATGGGGTGTCAACCCGCAAAATTCGGCGCGTGACCGAAGAACTCTGTGGCACCGAATTTTCGAAGTCCACGGTGTCGGACCTCGCGAAAGGCTTAGAGGCGGCCGTCCAGCAATGGCGAACCCGATCCCTCGCGGAGACGCCGTACCCGTTCCTGATTGTCGATGCCTTGGTCTTGAAAATCCGCGAGAACGGGGCCGTCCGGTCCCGGAGCGGGTGTGTGGTGACCGGCATTAATGCGGCGGGGTACCGAGAAATTCTCGGGTTTTGGATCGGGGATAGCGAATCGAAGCAGACGTGGACGGCCGTGTTTACCGACCTCAAGGATCGAGGCTTAACGGGCGTCGACCTGGTGGTGTCGGATGACCACCGCGGGCTGCGGCAGGCTATCGAACAGCAATTCCAAGGGGCGAGTTGGCAGCGCTGCCAAACGCACCTCACGCGGAATATCCTCGATGCCGCGCCCAAAGCGGTGCAGGAGGAGCTGCACGGCCGCCTCCGCGCGCTCTTCGAAGCCCCCGACCGGGCCACCGTCGACACCTTGTGGGCCAAACTGCTCGAGGACTTTGCCGAGCGGGCTCCCCGCGCCGTGGCGATTCTGGAGAACGGGCTCGAGGACGCGCTAGCGGTGTCGGTTTAACCCCCAATTTCTAGACACTAGTCCTGTTCGCATGATATTTCACGGGATATCGATGCTATGGTGAAAAATACCAATCCAGTCAGGGGACATTCCTCCGCTTCGCTCGCCGCGTCGAGGATACCGCCCGGCGGGCCGGACGTCCAGAGTCCGCGAGGCCGCTGCTCCGCAGCGCTCTGGACCCCCTCGGCCCCCGGGCAAAAACCGCGGTCAAGAGCGAAGCGACGAGCCCGTCTCGGGCTGGCTTCTTAACACCGCACCGGGTGAATCGTGGGCGCGTGCCGGTTTGGCACTGCGCATAGTACACGGCAGGAGCCCAATCGTGCAAACTCCCATGCATGCGGCGTTCATTGTAAAAACGGATCCACTCGGCAGTCACCGTATACGCCTCTGCCAAAGTCTGAAAGACCTGATTCCGCCAACATTCTCCTTCGAGCAGACTGTGCCAGGATTCGATGTGGGCATTCTTGTTAGGAGTCGCCACCGGAATGCGTTCGTGAGTTATCCCTAAGACCTGACACCCGTGGCCCATCGCTGAGCCACAAATTGGGGCCCGTTGTCGGTGCGAATCACCGGAACGTGGTTACCCCAGTCGGCTTGGCGAGCTCGCACGGCGCCTTCCAAGGCGCCTAAGGCTTGAACAGCGGTACAGTGAGATCCGAGATGATACGCCAGAATGCATCGATCAAAGACATCGATGACACTGCAGAGATAAAAAAACCGATCTTCTCCCGCAATGTATCCGTATTTCAGATCCATTTCCCAGAGTTGATTGGGGCCCGTCACCACCCGATTGGCGGCCAGAACACGGGGCGGTCGGTTGCCGGAGGGCCGCAAGGGTTGTCCTTGTAAGAGATCGGCCGATCGCAAGAGACGATAGACCGTCTTTTTGTTGATGATCAATCCGTGTTCTCGTCGGAGCCATGTCGTCAACTTCCGATATCCATAAGCCTGACCGTCTCCCGCCATGATAAACTCGCTGAGCCATTCCAGGACCTGCCCTTCCGCCACTTTGGTGTCGTTTGCCGTCCACACATAGCCTCGCCGGGGTCGACCTCCCCCGCGTTTCGGCGTCCAGGACGCCGGACGCTGTCTTCGAGCGCGCTATGCGTAATACGTGGCCCGGGCCACTCCCGCCAACTGACAAACGCGGGTAGGCGGGTATCCCTGCTGGATCCACCGATGGGCTACTTCACATCGGTCAGAGAGGCCCGGGGGGCTTTTTTTAGGAGATCATGCAATATCGCAATCTCTAAATCTTTCTCCCCTAATAATTGTTTCAACTGATGATTTTCCGTGGTGGCTTGCTGTAAAGCTTTCTTTAAGGCACGCGCTTCTTCGGGTGTCCCGTGTTTTGTGGCCGTGTGCACCCATTTTTGTACGAGACGAACCGATAATCCATGCCGGCGGGCGACAGCCGCCGCATTCCGGATATCCAGCGCTTCTTGGATGCACTGGGCTTTCAATTCTGGGGTGATGGTTTTCGACTCTCCCATGGGGTTCACATCCTTTCATGATGAAAATGATGTCAGAATTTTCCGCAGCGATAACTGTATGGGATCGTATCGCTTTGCGTAGGAGATGTCTAGAAGCATTTGGGGGCTTAATAGGTGTTGCAACTCCCCGAGTCGCTGCGCCAGCGATTACGCACCACGAATGGCGTCGAGCGGCTCAATGCTGAGATCCGGCGCCGAGAACGGGTGATTCGGATTTTTCCGAACCGGGAGTCGGCGATCCGCCTGGTGGGCGCGCTGTTGCTCGAGCAGCATGAGGTGTGGACCACGGGTAAGCGGTATCTGAATCTCGAGCCTTACTGGCAAGCGAAACGGTCTCAAGCGGCGACGGATGAGCCGCCTCATGCGGGACCCGCGGTCGTCGCCTAACGCCTCGCAAACCAAGGGAACGCTTTTACACACAAATTAGGACTTGACCGGCATTCCTACAGAGATCGCTAGACTGAAACCTTATGGTGATGTGATTCTTGTTTTCCCTTTGTAGTGACTTCATGTACAGCTGAAGAAATGAAAGAATCATTATAAGGTGCTGGTATGATACGATTTTTATCTATTGTCTATCTATGTCATGGATAATGATAACATGAAAATTCTTTTAACCCCATGATATGTAAATCGTCATAAATCGACCAATTGATTACTGCTGGTTTGCTTCCCGTTTTATGCACAATGATTTTGTTGCTATTCCCCGATTAAGTCACCAATCATTTAGGCAGTCACACATGCACAATCTCTGCTTAGGACGATTTTCACTCGCCAGACTACTGCGAGTGAAAAAAGTAGATGCGTTATTCTCTGTTTTTCCCGATCATTTACGTCTTTTCGACATTTTGAACCCCAGTTTGAGAGTGCAATCTATTTATTTTAGATATTTAAGAAATAGATGAAATCATCCCTGACATCCACGGCAAAGTTTATTGACAAGCCCATCATTGCGCGTCTTTTGTAGACTACTTCCCGGTTGATGTTTTTGCCGATGCAAACTGACGGAAGGACATTCGGTTGGCTAAAAAGAGTCCAACCATGACCAAAATACTGGCAATCATGTCGTAGAAAGTGAAAGGTTCGTGGAGGACGAGAAACCCCAGAACATAGCCGATCACAGGCGTGAGCAGAAGCCACATACTGGCTTTAGCTGCACCTTGCCGTAAAAGGCGAAACCACAACAACATTGCACCAATAGAAACGGCCCCTACTAACCACAACAGCGATCCCCACCAGTCCCAATTCCATATGATGGGCTTCGAAAAACTCATCAAAAAGGCAAACGGCCAAAGAAATATGGCTCCCCAAATCAATTGCCAGATATTGATGGTGATAGCCGGGCTTGAAATTCCCACATGGTGAAAATAAATACTTCCTAGCGCCATCGCCATTTGACCCCCAACCACTAACATTAGACCCCATAATGGAGTGTGCAGGTGGATTATGGCTTGCCATGATCCTATACCAAGCCCTAGGACAGCAACTATGAATCCCCACCATTGTGTAGGCCTAATTGACGTTTTAAGCCATGTGTACTCCAGAATTAACACAAAAAACGGATTAACTGCGACAAACAAATTAAATAGTCCTGCAGACACAACCTCAAGGGCCATGAACGATGCGCCTAAATACAGTGTAGTATTCAGAAAGCCAATCACAGCTAATGCACCCATCTGTTGGTGCCTGGGCCAAATTTCTTGGTGTAACAGTCCATTGACGCCGAGAAGGATAATTCCTGCTAGACTAAAGCGTATCGCAGCCAACATGAGCGGTGGTCCGGATTTGAGACCAAACTTCGTTGCAACGGAAGCTGAGGACCATAAAAACGTATAAATCAGAGCAAGAACTGTTTCCACTGAGGTTACGCTCCTTTTCTTACCATTGATTTCTTGATCCTAATAATTCTCCGCTTTATTTATATAACCTCTTAAATGATGTTACATGGTTAGAATGTAAACGGTCAATCCGGCCACATTTCGCCTTATAATAAAAGAGATAATGAAAGCGTTGCAATTGAATAAAAATCCATGATGGAAATAAGGATGCTTCATGAAACCACCGGCATTTACTAATCTCGGAGATCGTTTGGTTCTGAACTTTCTCAACACGTTGCAACATCACCGGGGACAGGAAATAGATCTGATTGATTCACCGTCCCGTCTCGTCCAATGGATTCTCTATATGGAACAGAACCAGTGGTTATCGTCTTATCAACGCGAGCGGCTGATAACTCAAGCCACATGGGACCTGACCCAAGTGCGGGAGTTTCGGCAGTATGGCCGAGCATTTCTTGGCGGAAAGGCGTCGAGTCTATTATTTTTTAATTATCTAAGTGATGTATCGAAACAATGTCCGTTAACCTTTTCGCTTATAGAATATGGTACAAATTTTGCCCGCGTGCCTATTCCTGATAACGGCGGTACTGCGGGCTTATTATCGCTATTATCTTATGACTTTATGGGATTGATAACGAATGATATGCTTTCTCGTACAAAACAATGTGAAAATCCGCGGTGTATCGCATACTTTGTCAATCGAAGTGGCAAACGCAAATGGTGCTCGATGGAGACGTGTGGAAACCGACAAAAGAGTTCGCGGCATTATAGACGGCATCGTGACTCACATTGATTTCATTATCCGTGGGTAACATAAGGAGCGCTTGAGTGTTGATTTCATCGCGATTTTGGGCTAATGGTATCTTGTTGTTTGTGACGTTAATTTGGGGTGCTACCTTTACTCTAACGAAATCGGCGTTAACCAAGATCCCTGTCTTCCCCTATCTGACAATGCGATTCTTGTTAGCGACTTTGGTCATGAGTGTGTTGGTTTTTTGGGATCGGGACCGTATGAAAAGTCTGCATAATTTTAAATTGTGGATGACGGGAACGTCTTTGGGGGTTCTGCTGTTTTTGGGATATGCATTACAAACCTTGGGATTACAAACAATTGATCCGGCGGTTTCGGCGTTCTTGACAGGACTAAGTGTCATTTTGGTACCTATTATGGCGATTTTTGTTTTACGCCAACAATCACAATGGCGAACATGGATTGCTGCTGTGATCGCGGCCGTAGGTTTAGGCTTTTTAAATGGGATCCATCAGCTAGGCCACTTTTCCATAGGAACGGTTGAAACTTTAGCTTGCGCGGTCTTCTTAGCCATGCAGATTGTCGCAGTCGATAAATGGGCCATTGGCTACGATTCGATAAGTCTTACCACCATTGAGCTTTTGATTGTGACCTTATTAAGCTTCGTCATGTCCGTCCATGATGGTCTTTCTGGCTTTCGTCAAGGCGCATCAGGGATCGTACTCATCGCAGTTATCGTCAATGGACTCTTAGGCACTGCATTTGCTTATTGGGCCCAACTACGTTTTCAACGTTTAACCTCGGCTTCCTATGTGGCGGTGATTTTTACCATGGAGCCGGTCTTTGCCGCGGTAATTGCCTTCATCGCTTATCACGAGACGATGGGCCTATCGGCACTTCTGGGCGGTGCCCTTATTGTCGCCAGTATGTTATTGGCTGATGCCGTGCCTAATACCTAAAAAATAACCCGCTGATTTGTATTTAGACCATTGCGTGTGTATGTAACATTGTTTGACATGTTCTAACGCACGTGGTTATTGCCCAATTCGTTGTGTATCAATGGATTGGGCCTTTTAACGTGTTTATCTATCACACTGAGTATCACGGAGTATCCTCTGATATGCTGGAGTTCCTGCGGCCCGTCTGCGGCCCGGCCTCGGTTTCTGTCTCCCCTGCTGGCTTGATGATCAGAGCGTCCATCTGTTCCGCGGCTTCCGCTTGCATATGGGGTAAGAGGTGCCCATACACTTGCAGAGTGATCCGAATATCGGCATGACCGAGTCGCTCACTCACGACCTTCACGGGCACGCCATTTGCCAACCAGTAACTCGCCATTGCATGACGCAAATCGTGAATCCGTACCCGGCGCGTGATGCCGGCGTGCGTCAGCAGCCGTTGGAAGGACCGATAAACATTGCGTGGGCTGAGGATCTGGCCGGTGCGGGTGGTGAAGACCCATCCCGCGTCATTCTGCCACCCCGTGAACGCTTGGCTTTCGAGTCGTTGCTGTCCTTCATGTTCCCGTAAAATCTGATAAAGAAAAGATGACATGGCGACGGTTCGTCGGCCCGCGGCGGTTTTGGGTTGGTGAATCGCACGGCCGATCCCCGATTTTTCCACAATCGTCCGGGCAATGGTGAGGGTGCGCCGATCCCAGTCAATATCGCGCCACTGTAACCCCAAGGCTTCCCCGCGTCGTAAGCCCGTGAGGGCCATCACATACCACAAGGCTTTGAGTGGGTGGTGATCGGCAACGGCCAAAAAGGCTTGAACATCGTCCAGCGGGGGCGGAGAAATAGGCTGTGGCCGGTCTTGGGGGGGCCGCGCTTTATCGGCGGGGTTTTGCGGAATCAGCCCCCACGCCACGGCATCCTTTAAGGCCCGGTGTAAGACGGCGTGCACATACCGGACCGTACGCGGGGCGAGCCGTTGAGCTAATTCGGTGTACAAGGTTTGTAAGTCCCATGCGGTGACATTTTTCAGAGGTTTTTGCCCTAACGCCGGCGACACATGACGGCACATGAGCCGATAGTCCGCCCGGGTTGTCTCCGCCACGGTAATCAGGCGTTCCACCCATTGGGTACAAAATTGGGCTAAGGTCTCGTCACTGGGCGGTTTGCGGTTGGGATCGGCCCGGTAAAGCGCGGCCTCATGTTCCGCCCATTGTTTCGCCTCACGCTTCGTATCAAAGGTTTGCGTCATTTCGCGCCGTTTGCCGGTCTCGTCATAGCGTACCACCCGGCCTTTCCAGCGGCCGGACGGCAGTTTCCGGGGTTCCACGGCATAGGAATCTTTGGGACGTTTGGGCACACGCGCCGCCCTTTCTAGTCGCTTTCGCGCTGCTCACGCTGCATGCGTTCTTCGACGGCCTTCCGAATGAAGGCCATGCGACTTTCCCCGCGTTGTTTCGCGTGAGCGTCTACACGGGCGACCCACGCCTTGCGGGCACGAATACCAATCATGATATTATCGGCTTTGTGGCGATCCATTGGGTGCGCCTCCTTTCATAGGATAATAAATGGAACATCCACTGTCCAGTGAATGGTATAATAACCCCAACAGGACGGAGATCATGCCTGAAAAACCGTTTCTAACCACACGCCACGGAGTTCTCTATCAAGATGATGCAATTGATGTCATGTCGGCAATCCAATCCAACGTTATTGATACGATCTTTGCGGATCCTCCTTTCAATTTAGGGAAGGACTATAAAAACGGATTCAATGATAACCTTGAAGAACAGTGGACATAATTCTACCGCTACCGGGGGACAAATTTACACCACAGTTAAGACTTGATCGAATGTCTCGAATGTTTTATGGTTTGTTTAGCAGGAGATTCTCCTTTGTTCTGGAAGTTTTAAGTATATAAGAACTCATTCAGGAGGGATTCTTACGTTGTCGTGGATTACTAAAAGTTTCAGCGTGGTGTCTATTGCAGCAATTAGCAGTTTACTGGGACCATCAACATTTGCCGCTTCCGCACCTCCGATTGTCTTGGTAGCTCCAAAAACCCCAACGACACCCGCAAATATTCCCATTCAACAACAAGTTATGCAAGAAATTCATGCCAATACCCAACAATGGCAGAGCTTACCCCGTGGCTTGCAACAAGCCTTACTCCGTTTTCAACAAAAAAACCACAACATAACCACCTTCCACATGGTCACTAAATTTTTTAATGCCAAAAACCAGGCAGTCGGGAAGCCCATTTCAGGATTCATAAGCGACCCCAAGGCATATAGTGGGTTGCTTTGGGTGGCAATTACGATGTACGGTGATGCACTTGATGGAGACTTTGCCTGGACGGGTACGTCTAATGACACGCTCGATGCTAAACTGGTCGTCCAGGGTCAGGTGTTTCGTCCGAATGGCACCATAGCCTTTGATGAACAAAAAGAAGAAACTCTCTTTCCGTGGAGCAACAATCCCCTCACTGTTGAAACGTCAAATCTCAATGTGGGCTGTGGTGGATATGTCGTGCAGGACGGATATGCCGAAATCAAATCGGATTTGGCAGGAAACTCTTGGCAAGTCGATGATTCGCAGTCGTATTTTGTTCCCTGTGAATCATAAAATGGAATATACGATACATTTATCGACGACCCGGTGGCTGTGTTCCATTGCATCGACTGATTGGATCATTATCCATCAACAAGGACCGCTGCCTCTACAGGTGTATGTTGAAACCCGCACCGTCGATGAGTTGCATCGTGTCGTGTCTTTGAGAGGACGGTGGACCTCGCAGCGTCATGTGCAGTTTTTAGAAAAAATGCGGATGCGCTGTGATAATCCCGCGACGACCCAAGTAGCCTTGGTCGCCTTCTGGCCAGGGGATTCTGTCGAAACGGTCTATTGGCACATGAACACAGGCAGGCAAACCTATATATGGCCTTTGCATTTCCGGGTATATCCCAAAGGGTCATGGTCCACTTCTCGGCGATATTTTGCGTAGCCGGGCATCCTCCAGCACTTTCCGTTAGGCGGTGCGCTGGGGGCAAATCTGTAGCGGTGGCTAAATCCACGTACTCGACTGCCGTATCGCCCGTCCGCTGCACCTACTCGCGCAACGGGAGCAACTGCGTTTTCGGGTTTTGGTCTTTGTCATTACCGCGCAAATGCCACCGGCCAAATCCTGTTCCGGATATCATGGCGATGTCATGCGTCTCATCCTATCTCCTAGGGAGAAATGGCGTATTGGACATTGAATAAGAATCAATTGAAACTCTTATTAGCGGTTTGTCAGGGATTGCATGACGAACAGTCCTTAGCACAGCAGTTAAATTGGAAACCGCAAATGGTTAGTCTGATTACACGCGGGTTAATCGATCCGGTGTTAGGTTGTTCCTCGGGGTTGCTGACGGCAAAAGTTACGTTTTTCGGGTCTTCTACCGAAGCCCATGTGAGCGAGATTCGCCTGACACCGCTAGGGCAACAAGTGTGTGAGAAAAAGTCTCCCGTCGTTCACTGCCCCTAATATTTATATAGCGGCACCGAGAGACTAGGCCCGGTGTTTTTTAGGCGACTCAAACACAAATTGTATCTTACCATCAACCAATCGGAGCTTGGCGCTAAAGGGCTTGCCCGTTTTGGACGTGAACCCTTTGAGTTCACTCGTCGTCTTGCCGACCAGCAAGGTTTTAACCTGACTTTCGGTTAGCGTTTTGCCCGCTACGGTCTTCCAGATCGTGAATGTACATCCCTCCCGCCACCGACTGCATCCCCATGCCTTCTTGCCTGCTACAATGCGGCCTTGGTGACAGACCGGACAGGCACCCAAATCCGTGCCAATGGCCTGGGCCGCGTGTATCTGGGCTGCCGTGACCAGTTCTTGCGTGTAAGCCCGAATCTTCGTCATGAACTCCACCACCGAGCCTGTACCAGCCGCTATCGTTTCCAGTTGGGCTTCCCATTGGCCCGTTAGCTCCGGGCTTTGAATGGCAGCCGGCAAGACTTGCAACAGTGCTTGCCCTTTGGCGGTGCTCACGAGGGCTTTTTTCTGCCGCTGCACGTAGCCCCGCGCCAAGAGGACTTCCACAATGCGAGCACGGGTGGCGGGCGTGCCGAGCCCGTGCTTTTCCATGAGACCGAGCAAGGTGGCATCATTCAGCCGCGGCGGGGCTTTGGTGGTCTTTTCCTGCACGTCAGCCCGATGCACCTCAACCGATTCACCGTCGTGCAGTCCGGCCGGAATCGGGCCACGTTCCTCGATCTCTTCCTGTTCTTCCCCTACTGCTTCTTGGCGGTTTACGTCTTTTAGTACGGCACGCCAGCCCTCGGTGATGATGACCGTGCCCTTCGTGATAAAGTGTTCCCCGCCCGCCTGCGTCCGTATAGTGATCCGTTCGTCTTCGCCGGTGGGCATCAGGGCTGCGATAAACCGCCGAATAATGAGGTCATAGAGGTGCTGCTCCGCATCGGACAGAGGCGGGATGGGACCACCATGAGCCGTGGGAATAATCGCGTAGTGTCCGGCCTCAGCGACTTTTTGGTCGTTAATGAGGCGGGTGGGCACGCGACACGCGGCCGTCCATGCCTGATACGTTTCGGGTAACGTGTGCAGACGGTCGGGAACCGTCTCGGCAATGGCGTGGGTGAGAACCCGGGCATCAGTCCGGGGGTAACTCGTCAGGCGCTTTTCATAGAGGGCTTGCGCCGCGTCCAAGGTTTGTTGCGCTGTCATGCCGAATCGTCTATGAGCTTCTTTTTGCAAATCATTGAGGGAGAACAGCAGGGGAGGATGAACAGTCACACGCTGGCGTTCGACCGAGAGAATGGTGCCCGGTGTGCCAGGTGGTACACGCTCCACAACTCGCTGCGCGTGCGTCTTATCGGTGACGCGGTCGGTGTCTTGATCTGTCCACAACCCGACATATTCCCCTTGCGGAGCCTGAAACGTGACGGCCACTTGCCAATAGGGTGTTGGCATAAAGGCCGCAATCTCCGCGTCGCGGGCGGCAATCAGGGCCAGTGTCGGCGTCTGCACGCGGCCCACGGATAAGGCGCCTTGGCCCGGAACGCCATGCCGCAAGGTAACGGCACGCGTCGCATTGAGTCCGACCAACCAATCCGCTTGCGCCCGCGCTTCGGCGGCCTGCGCTAAGGCATTAAAGGCGCTCAGCGGCTTCATTGCGGCCAGGGCGGACTGAATGGCCTGGGGCGTATTTTCGGACAGCCACAGGCGCTCTACGGGCTTGTGGAGGCCCGCTAAACGATAGATATAGCGAAAGATGAGTTCCCCTTCGCGGTCGGCGTCCGTGGCACAAATAATCCGGTCGGCTTTTTGCATGAGCCGATGAATCACCTTTAGCTGCGTTTGGCTTTTGGCGATGGGCACCAGCTGAAACCGCTCCGGGAGCATGGGCAATGTCGCCCAGGTCCAACGTGCCCACGCGGGATCGTAAACTTCGGGATCAGCTAACGTGACAAGATGGCCGAAGGCCCATGTGATGGTATAGTGGCCGACGATCAGATACCCATCGTGCTTTTCGGGATGGCCCAGCACGCCCGCAATGTCACGAGCGACACTCGGTTTTTCGGCAACGATGCAAATCATCTTGCAGTAGCCTCCTTGTTTGCTTTTTATCTGCGCATGAGATCAGCCAATTGGCTCACATGCACGATGTACCGATGCCGGCCGCTGGCACGACTAATGATTCCCACCATGAGCAACCGTTGAATGCCCCGCTGACAGGTCGGAACAGACCAATTACACGCGGCAGCGATTTCGACGGGCGTAATCTCCACCTCAATCGGCAGCTGCAGCTCCGCGTGTTCGGCCAAATATTTTTCAGCATTGCCGTTAACGCGCAACAACTCGCG is a window encoding:
- a CDS encoding transposase, which codes for MGESKTITPELKAQCIQEALDIRNAAAVARRHGLSVRLVQKWVHTATKHGTPEEARALKKALQQATTENHQLKQLLGEKDLEIAILHDLLKKAPRASLTDVK
- a CDS encoding CGNR zinc finger domain-containing protein codes for the protein MKPPAFTNLGDRLVLNFLNTLQHHRGQEIDLIDSPSRLVQWILYMEQNQWLSSYQRERLITQATWDLTQVREFRQYGRAFLGGKASSLLFFNYLSDVSKQCPLTFSLIEYGTNFARVPIPDNGGTAGLLSLLSYDFMGLITNDMLSRTKQCENPRCIAYFVNRSGKRKWCSMETCGNRQKSSRHYRRHRDSH
- a CDS encoding tyrosine-type recombinase/integrase — translated: MPKRPKDSYAVEPRKLPSGRWKGRVVRYDETGKRREMTQTFDTKREAKQWAEHEAALYRADPNRKPPSDETLAQFCTQWVERLITVAETTRADYRLMCRHVSPALGQKPLKNVTAWDLQTLYTELAQRLAPRTVRYVHAVLHRALKDAVAWGLIPQNPADKARPPQDRPQPISPPPLDDVQAFLAVADHHPLKALWYVMALTGLRRGEALGLQWRDIDWDRRTLTIARTIVEKSGIGRAIHQPKTAAGRRTVAMSSFLYQILREHEGQQRLESQAFTGWQNDAGWVFTTRTGQILSPRNVYRSFQRLLTHAGITRRVRIHDLRHAMASYWLANGVPVKVVSERLGHADIRITLQVYGHLLPHMQAEAAEQMDALIIKPAGETETEAGPQTGRRNSSISEDTP
- a CDS encoding DDE-type integrase/transposase/recombinase, whose amino-acid sequence is MWTANDTKVAEGQVLEWLSEFIMAGDGQAYGYRKLTTWLRREHGLIINKKTVYRLLRSADLLQGQPLRPSGNRPPRVLAANRVVTGPNQLWEMDLKYGYIAGEDRFFYLCSVIDVFDRCILAYHLGSHCTAVQALGALEGAVRARQADWGNHVPVIRTDNGPQFVAQRWATGVRS
- a CDS encoding DMT family transporter; translated protein: MLISSRFWANGILLFVTLIWGATFTLTKSALTKIPVFPYLTMRFLLATLVMSVLVFWDRDRMKSLHNFKLWMTGTSLGVLLFLGYALQTLGLQTIDPAVSAFLTGLSVILVPIMAIFVLRQQSQWRTWIAAVIAAVGLGFLNGIHQLGHFSIGTVETLACAVFLAMQIVAVDKWAIGYDSISLTTIELLIVTLLSFVMSVHDGLSGFRQGASGIVLIAVIVNGLLGTAFAYWAQLRFQRLTSASYVAVIFTMEPVFAAVIAFIAYHETMGLSALLGGALIVASMLLADAVPNT
- a CDS encoding integrase core domain-containing protein codes for the protein MGHGCQVLGITHERIPVATPNKNAHIESWHSLLEGECWRNQVFQTLAEAYTVTAEWIRFYNERRMHGSLHDWAPAVYYAQCQTGTRPRFTRCGVKKPARDGLVASLLTAVFARGPRGSRALRSSGLADSGRPARRAVSSTRRAKRRNVP
- a CDS encoding DMT family transporter, giving the protein METVLALIYTFLWSSASVATKFGLKSGPPLMLAAIRFSLAGIILLGVNGLLHQEIWPRHQQMGALAVIGFLNTTLYLGASFMALEVVSAGLFNLFVAVNPFFVLILEYTWLKTSIRPTQWWGFIVAVLGLGIGSWQAIIHLHTPLWGLMLVVGGQMAMALGSIYFHHVGISSPAITINIWQLIWGAIFLWPFAFLMSFSKPIIWNWDWWGSLLWLVGAVSIGAMLLWFRLLRQGAAKASMWLLLTPVIGYVLGFLVLHEPFTFYDMIASILVMVGLFLANRMSFRQFASAKTSTGK
- a CDS encoding ArsR/SmtB family transcription factor, with the translated sequence MGDADRAFKNAVYEQIARVGKALAHPRRIELLDLLCQGPMSVEQLANKSSMSMGSTSQHLQQLKESLLVRAERRGTYVVYRLRDDLTCSLFHTLQTVAEHYYAELRAITEAFFSEHQALESLDLSTFQERADKDAFVLLDVRPSDEYEAGHWPGALSIPLNHLIDRLAELPQDRTIVAYCRGPYCILAPHAVELLQQKGYRAIRLADGVSSWRAQGIPYFRRSEDTI